In a single window of the Allobranchiibius huperziae genome:
- a CDS encoding HNH endonuclease signature motif containing protein, which yields MAQSTSDPQAPAAPGTGARLMGLLSEFKTTLDEWPGALHQLDETQLGDVVGSMLQIGARGENVAALATADALGRGTVANSTATGAPAWVAQQARGVDPVVVRRVGAVGMDCADPRNTVVADALASGAATVPVAAAALRELPQILPQLPCADRDDLLGRYLSLSSFGPRALRELSTRIRGEYAPEHLVRDEERQQDCESVHWADLPGGLTRFVAELSGGHAAAVKHALRALSAPAPRSQTSPTDTDEAGCSDTGDPGRATGAGPLLETGTGAPERDTRTPAKRRADALVRLVETAAGVLDGTAGRPVGEFGGTAKILVTLDYNTLYEGLQEAGWIGQHDPNNRQSPPTYLPGIGHTTDGEYLDAGTLRRLACDADLIPTVLGTDSEPLDVGRAKRLFTGGLRTAIIHRDRHCTFPGCDRPPDWCDAHHVTPWWAGGETTLTNAALLCARHHTIVHRDLLSAHVTTTGVTWDPTPGLMPTRPSRDPAA from the coding sequence ATGGCGCAGTCGACAAGCGACCCGCAGGCGCCCGCCGCACCGGGGACCGGTGCCCGGTTGATGGGCCTGCTGAGTGAGTTCAAGACCACGTTGGACGAGTGGCCCGGTGCACTGCACCAACTGGATGAGACCCAGCTGGGCGACGTCGTCGGGTCGATGCTGCAGATCGGAGCGCGGGGAGAGAACGTTGCCGCCCTAGCGACGGCGGACGCCCTCGGTCGGGGCACGGTCGCCAACTCCACCGCGACCGGGGCACCGGCCTGGGTCGCCCAGCAGGCCCGTGGTGTCGACCCCGTCGTCGTGCGCCGGGTCGGGGCTGTCGGGATGGACTGCGCCGACCCCCGCAACACCGTCGTCGCCGACGCCCTCGCGAGCGGGGCGGCGACCGTCCCGGTGGCGGCGGCCGCACTGCGGGAACTCCCCCAGATCCTGCCGCAACTGCCCTGCGCGGATCGCGACGACCTGCTCGGGCGGTACCTGTCGCTAAGCAGCTTCGGACCCCGCGCCCTACGCGAGCTCAGCACCCGGATCCGCGGCGAATACGCCCCCGAACACCTCGTGCGGGATGAAGAACGCCAGCAGGACTGCGAATCGGTGCACTGGGCCGACCTACCCGGTGGACTGACGAGGTTCGTCGCCGAACTGTCCGGCGGGCACGCCGCCGCCGTCAAACACGCCCTCCGCGCGCTGTCCGCACCCGCGCCCAGATCGCAAACCAGCCCCACCGACACCGACGAGGCGGGCTGCTCCGACACCGGCGACCCTGGACGTGCGACGGGTGCAGGTCCACTGCTCGAAACCGGGACCGGTGCGCCCGAGCGGGACACCCGCACCCCCGCCAAACGCCGCGCGGATGCGCTGGTGCGGCTGGTTGAGACGGCCGCAGGCGTCCTCGACGGCACCGCCGGTCGGCCCGTGGGTGAGTTCGGCGGGACCGCGAAGATCCTGGTCACCCTGGACTACAACACGTTGTACGAAGGGCTTCAGGAAGCTGGTTGGATCGGCCAACACGATCCGAACAACCGCCAATCCCCACCGACATACCTACCCGGCATCGGACACACCACCGACGGGGAGTACCTCGATGCCGGCACCCTGCGACGACTCGCCTGCGACGCCGATCTCATCCCGACCGTCCTCGGCACCGACTCCGAACCCCTCGACGTCGGGCGCGCGAAACGCCTCTTCACCGGAGGACTACGCACCGCGATCATCCATCGAGATCGGCACTGCACCTTCCCCGGCTGCGACCGACCACCGGACTGGTGCGACGCCCACCATGTGACGCCCTGGTGGGCCGGCGGAGAAACAACCCTTACCAACGCAGCACTGCTCTGCGCCAGACACCACACCATCGTGCACCGCGACCTACTGAGCGCCCACGTCACCACCACCGGAGTCACCTGGGACCCCACCCCCGGCCTGATGCCCACCCGACCCAGCCGGGACCCGGCGGCATGA
- a CDS encoding MarR family winged helix-turn-helix transcriptional regulator, protein MKTESKSRDEPLRVVLVELRFFARRLRREWSTNVPEITFAEATLMSAVTARPHPTAVDVAADLQIDKSTASRQIAVLEQRGLIEREAAPGERRAQWLRLTPEGRHILQQSDTVRIEAIRDRVSDWTDAEVTQFADLLRRFNARSS, encoded by the coding sequence ATGAAGACGGAGAGCAAATCGCGCGACGAGCCATTACGGGTCGTGCTCGTCGAACTACGTTTTTTCGCAAGGAGATTGCGGCGCGAGTGGAGCACCAACGTGCCGGAAATCACATTCGCGGAGGCAACGTTGATGTCCGCGGTCACCGCACGACCACACCCGACCGCTGTCGACGTGGCGGCCGATCTGCAGATCGACAAGTCCACGGCGAGCCGGCAGATCGCCGTCCTCGAGCAGCGCGGACTCATCGAGCGGGAGGCCGCTCCCGGTGAACGCCGCGCGCAGTGGCTGAGGCTCACCCCCGAGGGCCGCCACATCCTGCAGCAGTCGGACACGGTGCGGATCGAGGCGATCCGGGACCGTGTGAGTGACTGGACGGACGCCGAGGTGACCCAGTTCGCCGACCTGCTGAGGCGCTTCAACGCGCGCTCCAGCTGA
- a CDS encoding D-alanyl-D-alanine carboxypeptidase family protein encodes MKRRLTTSLLAALIAVLATLAVSAPSARAASTLPSMSVAPYALLPTKTALWVSVPSGTVVTVRHAGGSLIGSSTSVTGHALLVLWQPSGSRNSYVVTAPGYATSTVEASTSATSLAGALWRMTNKRNALPSTYAPSGLQTVGSRQLTASAATAVRQLIAGAAAAGLTTGVNSGYRSYASQSALYDQDVKQYGQKVADNLVARPGFSEHQLGLAADLTNAPCTNASCTTTTATGRWIAANAWRYGFILSNAVGKTAITGWQSEPWHVRYLGTSLTAYVHARQIVTEEDLFGLPAAPTY; translated from the coding sequence GTGAAGCGTCGACTCACCACATCCCTCCTCGCGGCGCTCATCGCCGTCCTCGCCACCCTGGCCGTGTCGGCACCGAGCGCCCGAGCCGCGAGCACCCTCCCGTCGATGTCGGTGGCCCCCTACGCGCTCCTGCCGACCAAGACCGCTCTCTGGGTGAGCGTGCCGTCCGGCACGGTCGTGACGGTGCGGCACGCGGGCGGCTCGCTGATCGGATCCAGCACCTCGGTGACCGGCCACGCCCTGCTCGTCCTCTGGCAGCCGAGCGGGTCGCGCAACTCGTACGTCGTCACCGCGCCGGGCTACGCCACGTCGACCGTCGAGGCGAGTACGTCGGCCACGTCCTTGGCGGGCGCGCTGTGGCGAATGACCAACAAGCGCAACGCGTTGCCGTCGACCTACGCGCCGTCAGGGCTGCAGACCGTCGGCTCGCGCCAGCTCACCGCCAGCGCGGCGACCGCCGTGAGGCAGCTCATCGCCGGCGCCGCGGCCGCGGGGCTGACCACGGGCGTCAACAGCGGGTACCGCTCCTACGCATCGCAGAGCGCGCTCTACGACCAGGACGTGAAGCAGTACGGGCAGAAGGTGGCCGACAACCTCGTTGCGCGCCCGGGGTTCAGCGAGCACCAGCTGGGCCTGGCCGCCGACCTCACCAATGCCCCGTGCACGAATGCGTCATGCACCACGACTACCGCCACGGGTCGGTGGATCGCGGCCAACGCGTGGCGGTACGGCTTCATCCTCAGCAACGCGGTGGGGAAGACCGCAATCACCGGATGGCAGTCCGAGCCGTGGCACGTGCGATACCTCGGCACTTCCCTGACCGCCTACGTGCACGCACGCCAGATCGTGACCGAGGAGGACCTGTTCGGACTGCCGGCCGCCCCGACGTACTGA
- a CDS encoding trypsin-like serine peptidase, whose translation MKRVIATIAAGLGAAGTVLGAATAPASAASSVPSARATTPTATTSPGVPTVGTLFTDGFPGRHSCTASVIASPTHDLLLTAGHCVSGTAAGWLFVPAYDGTSALRPAPYGVWKVERAYVAPRWKSVHDTQYDYAILQVAGQRHGWRTVQVQDLTGGNVLSTAPQPGTEITDVAYNGGASRPVSCTVPTYLTDGYPAFNCDGYVGGSSGSPWLSAIPGSQLKAVRGVIGGLHQGGCYSYTSYSSSFTSEVFAVYNRAVSGSAPDTVTPAGSDGC comes from the coding sequence ATGAAGCGTGTGATCGCAACGATCGCGGCCGGGCTCGGCGCCGCGGGGACCGTGCTCGGTGCGGCGACCGCACCGGCGTCCGCCGCGTCCTCCGTGCCTTCCGCACGCGCCACGACGCCGACGGCGACCACCTCCCCGGGCGTACCCACCGTCGGAACGCTCTTCACGGACGGATTCCCCGGACGGCACAGCTGCACGGCGAGCGTCATCGCCAGCCCGACCCATGACCTGCTGCTGACGGCCGGCCACTGCGTATCGGGCACCGCGGCCGGGTGGCTGTTCGTGCCCGCCTACGACGGGACGTCCGCGCTCCGGCCGGCGCCGTACGGCGTGTGGAAGGTCGAGCGCGCCTACGTCGCACCGCGCTGGAAGAGCGTGCACGACACGCAGTACGACTACGCGATCCTGCAGGTCGCGGGGCAGCGCCATGGCTGGCGAACTGTGCAGGTGCAGGACCTCACCGGCGGCAACGTGCTCTCCACGGCTCCGCAACCCGGGACCGAGATCACCGATGTGGCCTACAACGGCGGTGCCAGCCGACCCGTCAGCTGCACCGTGCCGACCTATCTCACCGACGGCTATCCCGCTTTCAACTGTGACGGCTACGTCGGCGGCAGCAGTGGCAGCCCGTGGTTGTCCGCCATCCCCGGCTCACAGCTCAAGGCGGTCCGCGGCGTCATCGGCGGCCTGCACCAGGGTGGCTGCTACTCCTACACGTCCTACAGCTCGTCCTTCACGTCCGAGGTGTTCGCCGTGTACAACCGCGCCGTGTCCGGCTCGGCGCCCGACACGGTGACGCCAGCCGGCAGCGACGGCTGCTGA
- a CDS encoding LCP family protein codes for MSDDGRKGPDAQGPGARLPRPRPRGESAGGPSGAPRDGAPREGRPAGATGNRSAAAERAALRRTHLRRRILLGLAAVMVVIVAAGALVVHHLNGNIRTVAIPKGLVGTETTDAKGRAPINVLVMGSDTRGSSADCAIGGGCQASTSTASGKSATSLAANADVEMLVHISADRSNATIMSIPRDTVVDIPECTDPATGQPVAAHQERINSSLQYGPSCTLQTVHNLTGVPIDHFAVIDFSGVVTMSDAVGGVNVCVNHDVYDTYSHLKLKKGSHTLKGKSALEFLRTRHGFGDGSDIGRTVAQHLFLSAMLRQMESASTLANPVRLYDLANAATKAVTVDNGLGDIGKLTGLAKELNKIPSKRITFTTMPNIPDPQNQAEVVPASNAAALFAKIKSDTSLTASPEKTPTGGSSSTSGSSSSVTPSPSGGTTPGEGTTPTTGATSSGTDYATTVDKAVGCAQVAQVATVQINGIAMTPIQAYAASPNVPDSAP; via the coding sequence ATGAGTGACGACGGACGCAAGGGACCGGACGCCCAGGGGCCGGGCGCGCGGCTGCCCCGCCCCCGCCCCCGCGGCGAGTCGGCGGGCGGGCCGAGCGGTGCACCGCGAGACGGTGCACCGCGAGAGGGCCGGCCCGCCGGCGCCACCGGCAATCGGTCCGCGGCGGCTGAGCGGGCCGCGCTGCGGCGTACCCATCTGAGGCGGCGCATCCTGCTCGGTCTGGCCGCGGTCATGGTCGTCATCGTCGCGGCCGGCGCGCTGGTCGTACATCACCTGAACGGCAACATCCGCACGGTCGCGATCCCCAAGGGCCTGGTGGGCACCGAGACGACAGACGCCAAGGGCCGCGCCCCGATCAACGTCCTCGTCATGGGGTCGGACACCAGAGGCAGCTCGGCCGACTGCGCTATCGGTGGGGGATGTCAGGCATCGACGAGCACGGCGTCGGGCAAGAGCGCCACGTCGCTGGCAGCGAACGCCGACGTCGAGATGCTCGTGCACATCTCCGCCGACCGCAGCAACGCCACCATCATGAGCATCCCGCGGGACACCGTGGTCGACATCCCCGAGTGCACGGACCCAGCGACCGGGCAGCCCGTCGCCGCACACCAGGAGCGCATCAACAGCTCCCTGCAGTACGGCCCGAGCTGCACGCTGCAGACGGTGCACAACCTGACGGGGGTGCCGATCGACCACTTCGCGGTCATCGACTTCTCCGGCGTCGTCACGATGTCGGACGCGGTCGGCGGAGTGAACGTGTGCGTCAACCACGACGTCTACGACACCTACTCCCACCTGAAGCTCAAGAAGGGTTCGCACACCCTCAAGGGCAAGTCGGCCCTGGAGTTCCTGCGGACGCGGCACGGTTTCGGTGACGGTAGCGACATCGGTCGCACCGTGGCCCAGCATCTCTTCCTGTCCGCGATGCTGCGTCAGATGGAGAGCGCGTCGACGCTGGCGAACCCGGTCCGTCTCTACGATCTCGCGAACGCGGCGACCAAGGCAGTCACGGTCGACAACGGTCTGGGCGACATCGGCAAGCTCACGGGGCTGGCCAAGGAGCTGAACAAGATCCCCAGTAAGCGCATCACGTTCACCACCATGCCGAACATCCCCGACCCGCAGAACCAGGCCGAGGTCGTGCCGGCGAGCAACGCGGCCGCACTCTTCGCCAAGATCAAGTCGGACACCTCGCTCACCGCCTCGCCGGAGAAGACCCCGACGGGTGGCAGCTCATCGACCTCGGGATCCTCATCGAGCGTGACCCCGTCGCCGAGCGGCGGCACGACGCCGGGGGAGGGCACGACGCCCACCACGGGCGCCACCAGCAGCGGCACCGACTACGCCACCACCGTCGACAAGGCGGTGGGCTGCGCCCAGGTCGCCCAGGTGGCGACCGTGCAGATCAACGGCATCGCGATGACCCCCATCCAGGCGTACGCCGCGTCACCGAACGTGCCCGATTCGGCGCCGTGA
- a CDS encoding DUF3145 domain-containing protein: protein MSVAGSRAVARGVVFIHSAPTALCPHIAWALESVLGQSVALEWTAQPVASGMVRTELSWMADPGTGARLASTLRGWDHVRYEVTEEASPGVDGSRWAHTPNLGIHHTWTSTSGDAVIHEDRLRSALAECGGDPEVFRAEMAELLGTAWDKELEPFRYAGDGATVRWLHRVS, encoded by the coding sequence ATGTCCGTGGCAGGTAGTCGCGCCGTCGCGCGCGGGGTCGTGTTCATCCACTCGGCCCCCACCGCGTTGTGCCCGCACATCGCCTGGGCGCTGGAGAGCGTGCTGGGCCAGTCCGTCGCGCTCGAATGGACCGCGCAGCCGGTCGCGTCCGGCATGGTGCGCACCGAGCTGTCCTGGATGGCCGATCCGGGCACCGGCGCCCGGCTGGCCAGCACGCTGCGGGGCTGGGACCACGTGCGATACGAGGTCACCGAGGAAGCCAGCCCCGGAGTCGACGGCTCACGCTGGGCGCACACCCCGAATCTCGGGATCCACCACACCTGGACCTCGACGTCGGGGGACGCGGTCATCCACGAGGACCGGCTCCGGTCGGCCCTCGCGGAGTGCGGGGGAGACCCTGAGGTGTTCCGTGCCGAGATGGCCGAGCTGCTCGGGACCGCGTGGGACAAGGAGCTGGAGCCCTTCCGGTACGCCGGAGACGGCGCCACGGTGCGCTGGCTGCACCGGGTGTCCTGA
- a CDS encoding acyl-CoA carboxylase subunit beta, with protein MTSTDHAPAPAPVEEADPRDPLTRLTTFLDDGSLQLISPQDRSGMLAATGTVRGVPTVVFAADPRIQGGALGAEGCGVIVAAYERALADDSPIVGLWHSGGARLADGVVSLNGMGEMFAIMTRASGKIPQISVVLGAAAGGAAYGPALTDIVILGPDGLIFVTGPDVVRSVTGENVTAARLGGAEPHGRRSGVVHVATETTEEAYDRGRQMVSLLSDQGRMDVPSVQDRDLAATFPESAKRAYDVHPLIADVVDDVEDCVELHPRWAPSIVTTLGRLGGRTVGVIANNPLRLGGCLDATSAEKASRFVRMCDAFGIPLVVLVDVPGYLPGVSQEWDGVVRRGAKLLHAFAEAVVPRVTLVTRKTYGGAYIAMNSRSLGATRVFAWPTAEVAVMGHVAAVRILHRRRLAEVDPAERVTVENELAEEHAVLAGGLPRAVEIGVVDEVIEPTNTRTALATAIAAAPQRRGEHGNIPL; from the coding sequence ATGACGTCCACCGACCACGCACCCGCTCCGGCCCCCGTCGAGGAAGCGGACCCGCGCGACCCACTGACCCGGCTCACGACCTTCTTGGACGACGGCTCGCTCCAGCTCATCTCGCCACAGGACCGCAGCGGCATGCTCGCTGCCACCGGCACGGTGCGCGGCGTCCCGACCGTGGTCTTCGCCGCGGACCCGCGCATCCAGGGCGGAGCGCTCGGCGCCGAGGGCTGCGGCGTGATCGTCGCGGCGTACGAGCGTGCGCTGGCTGATGATTCGCCGATCGTGGGCCTATGGCACTCAGGCGGTGCGCGGCTGGCCGACGGTGTGGTCTCCCTCAACGGCATGGGCGAGATGTTCGCGATCATGACCCGCGCATCGGGCAAGATCCCGCAGATCTCCGTGGTGCTGGGCGCCGCGGCCGGCGGCGCGGCGTACGGCCCGGCGCTCACCGACATCGTCATCCTCGGCCCGGACGGGCTGATCTTCGTGACCGGGCCGGACGTCGTGCGTTCGGTGACCGGTGAGAACGTCACCGCCGCCCGGCTCGGCGGCGCCGAACCGCACGGCCGCCGTTCGGGCGTGGTGCACGTGGCCACCGAGACCACCGAGGAGGCCTACGACCGCGGCCGGCAGATGGTCAGCCTGCTGTCCGACCAGGGCAGGATGGATGTGCCGTCGGTGCAGGACCGCGACCTCGCCGCGACCTTCCCGGAGTCGGCCAAGCGCGCGTACGACGTGCACCCGCTCATCGCGGACGTGGTCGACGACGTCGAGGACTGCGTCGAGCTGCACCCGCGCTGGGCCCCGTCCATCGTGACCACCCTCGGTCGCCTCGGCGGCCGCACCGTCGGCGTGATCGCCAACAACCCGCTGCGCCTCGGCGGCTGCCTCGACGCGACGTCCGCGGAGAAGGCCAGCCGCTTCGTGCGGATGTGCGACGCGTTCGGCATCCCCCTCGTGGTGCTCGTGGACGTGCCGGGCTACCTGCCCGGTGTCAGCCAGGAGTGGGACGGCGTCGTACGACGCGGCGCCAAGCTGCTGCACGCGTTCGCCGAGGCCGTGGTGCCCCGGGTGACGCTGGTGACCCGCAAGACGTACGGCGGCGCGTACATCGCGATGAACTCCCGCTCGCTCGGTGCGACCCGGGTCTTCGCCTGGCCGACGGCGGAGGTCGCGGTCATGGGCCACGTCGCCGCCGTGCGGATCCTGCACCGGCGCCGCCTCGCGGAGGTCGACCCGGCCGAGCGCGTGACGGTCGAGAACGAGCTGGCCGAGGAGCACGCGGTCCTCGCGGGCGGTCTGCCGCGCGCGGTCGAGATCGGCGTGGTCGATGAGGTCATCGAGCCGACCAACACCCGCACTGCTCTCGCCACCGCCATCGCGGCAGCCCCGCAGCGACGCGGGGAGCACGGCAACATCCCGCTCTGA
- the fabF gene encoding beta-ketoacyl-ACP synthase II, with amino-acid sequence MTADRRIVVTGLGATTPLGGTMTQTWEALLAGESGARPLPQEWLDRYDLPVTFAATIKQHPSEVLKKVEIRRMDPSAQYAMIASREAWADAGTPEVDPERLGVAIGTGIGGVHTLLDQYDVLKEKGPRRIYPLTVPMLMPNTASGNVSLELGGRAGAHTTVSACASGAEAMGYAAAMIRDGRADVVVAGGTEAAIHPLPMAGFAAMRALSPRNDDPTHASRPYDVDRDGFVIGEGAGVLVLESYEHATARGARIYAELASIGMSADAFHITAPEPEGAGASRAMLEAVERADLSPRDIIHINAHATSTPVGDIAESNAIRRAFGDATDDISITATKSMTGHLLGAAGALEGLITVLSLYHRIIPATTNVDNLDPEISLDVVRGEHRKLPDGDIAALNNSFGFGGHNVALTVKSI; translated from the coding sequence ATGACCGCAGACCGGCGCATCGTCGTCACCGGACTCGGTGCGACCACTCCCCTGGGTGGCACCATGACGCAGACCTGGGAGGCGCTGCTCGCAGGCGAGTCGGGAGCCCGTCCGCTGCCGCAGGAATGGCTGGACCGCTACGACCTCCCCGTCACCTTCGCCGCGACCATCAAGCAGCACCCCTCCGAGGTGCTCAAGAAGGTCGAGATCCGTCGGATGGACCCGTCGGCGCAGTACGCGATGATCGCCTCCCGTGAGGCCTGGGCCGACGCCGGCACACCGGAGGTCGATCCCGAGCGTCTCGGTGTCGCGATCGGCACCGGCATCGGCGGTGTGCACACCCTGCTCGACCAGTACGACGTGCTAAAGGAGAAGGGTCCGCGCCGGATCTACCCCCTGACCGTCCCGATGCTGATGCCCAACACCGCATCCGGAAACGTGTCCCTCGAGCTCGGCGGTCGCGCCGGAGCCCACACCACCGTGTCCGCGTGCGCCTCCGGTGCAGAGGCCATGGGCTACGCCGCCGCGATGATCCGCGACGGCCGCGCCGACGTCGTCGTCGCCGGCGGCACCGAAGCCGCGATCCACCCGCTGCCGATGGCCGGCTTCGCCGCGATGCGCGCGCTCTCACCCCGCAACGACGACCCGACCCACGCCTCGCGTCCCTACGACGTGGACCGCGACGGCTTCGTCATCGGCGAGGGTGCAGGCGTCCTGGTGCTGGAGTCCTACGAGCACGCCACGGCCCGCGGCGCCCGCATCTACGCGGAGCTGGCGAGCATCGGCATGTCGGCCGACGCCTTCCACATCACCGCCCCCGAGCCGGAGGGCGCGGGGGCCTCCCGCGCGATGCTCGAGGCCGTCGAACGGGCCGACCTGTCGCCGCGCGACATCATTCACATCAACGCGCACGCCACCTCCACCCCGGTGGGCGACATCGCCGAATCCAATGCCATCCGAAGGGCGTTCGGCGACGCGACCGACGACATCTCGATCACGGCGACCAAGTCGATGACCGGGCACCTGCTCGGTGCGGCGGGCGCGTTGGAGGGGCTGATCACCGTGCTCAGCCTTTACCACCGGATCATCCCGGCCACCACGAACGTGGACAACCTCGACCCCGAGATCTCGCTCGACGTCGTACGCGGTGAGCACCGCAAGCTGCCGGACGGCGACATCGCCGCCCTCAACAACTCCTTCGGATTCGGCGGCCACAACGTGGCCCTGACAGTGAAGAGCATCTGA
- a CDS encoding acyl carrier protein, with protein sequence MAQDEQQVLSGLAEIVNEETGVDAADVQPDKSFTEDLDIDSLSMMTIVVNAEEKFGVTIPDDEVKNLTTVGDAVKYIQTAQG encoded by the coding sequence ATGGCGCAAGACGAGCAGCAGGTCCTGTCCGGACTCGCGGAGATCGTCAACGAGGAGACCGGGGTGGACGCGGCCGACGTGCAGCCGGACAAGTCCTTCACCGAGGACCTCGACATCGACTCGCTGTCGATGATGACGATCGTGGTCAACGCCGAGGAGAAGTTCGGCGTGACCATCCCCGACGACGAGGTCAAGAACCTCACGACCGTCGGCGACGCCGTCAAGTACATCCAGACCGCACAGGGCTGA
- a CDS encoding beta-ketoacyl-ACP synthase III has translation MSGPVPKGTGMLQSSVGARYAGMLGIGGYRPERVVTNDEVCTWIDSSDTWIRERTGIISRRWASEEQTIVDMAAEAAAPALEMAGITADQLSAVIVATVTHTMQTPAAAPMLATRIGAKDAAAFDISAACAGYCHGVSLASDMVRGGSAEYVLVVGVEKLSDITDKRDRGSAFIFADGAGAAVIGPTDTPGIGPTVWGSDGEKWEAISQRVPWDRIVALQLQEATTGEPADWVAAGAMDATEASTLKMAGQTVFRWAVWSMAPVAQQAIEAAGITASDLDAFVPHQANMRITDAMIKQLKLPADIPVARDIAETGNTSAASIPLATERMLREGEVPHGGLALQIGFGAGLAYAAQVVRLP, from the coding sequence ATGAGCGGTCCCGTCCCCAAGGGCACCGGCATGCTGCAGTCGTCGGTCGGTGCGCGGTACGCCGGGATGCTCGGGATCGGCGGCTACCGCCCCGAGCGGGTCGTCACCAACGACGAGGTCTGCACCTGGATCGATTCCTCCGACACCTGGATCCGTGAGCGGACCGGGATCATCTCCCGCCGCTGGGCGAGCGAGGAGCAGACGATCGTCGACATGGCCGCCGAGGCCGCCGCTCCGGCGCTGGAGATGGCGGGGATCACCGCCGACCAGCTGAGTGCGGTCATCGTCGCCACTGTCACCCACACCATGCAGACGCCCGCCGCAGCACCGATGCTCGCCACTCGCATCGGTGCGAAGGACGCCGCGGCGTTCGACATCTCGGCCGCGTGCGCCGGCTACTGCCACGGCGTCTCGCTCGCCTCGGACATGGTCCGCGGCGGAAGTGCCGAGTACGTCCTGGTGGTCGGCGTGGAGAAGCTGTCCGACATCACCGACAAACGCGACCGCGGATCGGCGTTCATCTTCGCGGACGGCGCCGGCGCTGCGGTGATCGGTCCGACCGACACCCCGGGGATCGGCCCCACCGTGTGGGGCTCGGACGGCGAGAAGTGGGAGGCCATCTCCCAGCGGGTCCCCTGGGACCGAATCGTCGCCCTGCAGCTGCAGGAGGCGACCACCGGGGAGCCGGCCGACTGGGTCGCCGCCGGAGCGATGGACGCCACCGAGGCCTCCACCCTCAAGATGGCCGGTCAGACGGTCTTCCGCTGGGCGGTCTGGTCGATGGCGCCGGTCGCGCAGCAAGCCATCGAGGCCGCCGGCATCACCGCCTCCGACCTGGACGCGTTCGTCCCGCACCAGGCCAACATGCGCATCACCGACGCCATGATCAAGCAGCTGAAGCTGCCCGCGGACATCCCCGTGGCGCGGGACATCGCCGAGACGGGCAACACGTCCGCGGCGTCCATCCCGCTGGCGACCGAGCGGATGCTGCGCGAGGGGGAAGTGCCCCACGGCGGACTGGCCCTGCAGATCGGCTTCGGCGCCGGACTCGCGTACGCCGCACAGGTCGTCCGACTGCCCTAG